In one window of Eggerthella guodeyinii DNA:
- a CDS encoding molybdopterin-containing oxidoreductase family protein, whose amino-acid sequence MANTTQRRSFGTMSRRSFMRLAGVTSAALALTSATAPAALAEEHDSGTVASSDGVQRIRTMCRGCGKMECGVWVTVENGRAIKIEGDESSFASSGNSCSKSQASLQACYHPDRLAYPMKRTNPKGDDDPGWVRISWDEALAEAGTKLNEIKEQRGGNSMFSMCGTSRIYCMASALGMQGILNTANTHQAYQICKGPRHVATGMVSARAYSWMATVDRPSVFVQWGGASELSNYDDSCRTTVDAAVKADKHIIVDPRQTNLGKEADIWNPLRPGTDGAVGLGWLNVIMENNLYDELWVKRWTNGPFLVCEDIEPSGWQQMGAGGPEEIKTRLLKESDVQEDGSPKRFMVYDQLNQRLTYFDADTGYWEGEQPRTLTGKEAQQKHLAPGVTQGWVPDPTGFDPEIDPQIFGQVEVTLKDGSTSVCKTVWQTFSDYVADFTPEKVEEITSVSADALREAAITYATPIDPSTGYGNGGIQYMLAIEHACNSVQNSRICDLIVGITGNFDTPGGNRGATAATFDEEFAMMGSGLPMASADLWDKVLGVEDIPLLKHHGIWADSTAIWDACNNEGAPYPLYGGVCQSGDVMNMSNALWGWEGLKKLDFLLDIDLWHTPTSQLADILLPARHWLEVDCPRRSQGSGGMEGSHCKCVEPLGESWFDVDIIIQLCKAMGIPWSADPDDPWPDSIKELDAACEPMGLTWEEWKQEFQKTGFRDCKKEYPDDWGTYRRYETGHCRSDGKPGLQTPTLKQEIWSTIIETYHPDGRYNLPTYSEPPESPVAQPERAQEYPYIMTTGRRIPVYFHSEHRQLPWCRELWPVPRVEINPKDALELGIEQGDWVWIETERGKVRQVADLYHGIRPGTINCEHQWWLPEFHGATKGFDLISINCLVNKDMRDPLCGSSYARAYNVKVYKATPENSPFGNPVPCDVDGTEMITSPDDPRLKEWLPNYEGRD is encoded by the coding sequence ATGGCGAACACCACGCAAAGGCGGTCGTTCGGCACCATGAGCCGTCGCAGCTTCATGAGGCTCGCAGGGGTGACGAGCGCTGCGCTTGCGCTGACGTCGGCAACGGCGCCGGCGGCGCTTGCCGAAGAGCACGACAGCGGGACGGTTGCGTCGTCGGACGGCGTGCAGCGTATTCGCACGATGTGCCGCGGGTGCGGCAAGATGGAATGCGGCGTGTGGGTGACGGTGGAGAACGGCCGCGCCATCAAGATCGAGGGGGACGAGAGCTCGTTCGCGTCGTCGGGGAACAGCTGCAGCAAGTCGCAGGCTTCGCTGCAGGCGTGCTACCATCCCGATCGGCTCGCGTATCCCATGAAACGCACGAATCCCAAGGGCGACGACGATCCGGGTTGGGTGCGCATCAGCTGGGACGAGGCTCTCGCCGAAGCCGGCACGAAGCTCAACGAGATCAAGGAGCAGCGCGGCGGGAACTCCATGTTCTCGATGTGCGGCACCAGCCGCATCTACTGCATGGCGAGCGCGCTCGGCATGCAGGGCATTCTGAACACGGCGAACACCCATCAGGCGTACCAGATTTGCAAGGGTCCCCGCCATGTGGCCACCGGCATGGTGTCGGCTCGTGCGTACAGCTGGATGGCCACGGTCGACCGGCCGAGCGTGTTCGTGCAATGGGGCGGCGCTTCGGAGCTGTCCAACTACGATGACTCGTGTCGCACGACGGTCGATGCTGCGGTCAAGGCGGACAAGCACATCATCGTCGATCCGCGTCAGACGAACCTCGGCAAAGAAGCCGACATATGGAATCCGCTGCGTCCCGGCACCGACGGCGCGGTGGGGCTCGGCTGGCTCAACGTGATCATGGAGAACAACCTGTACGACGAGCTTTGGGTGAAGCGGTGGACGAACGGCCCGTTCCTCGTGTGCGAGGATATCGAGCCTTCCGGTTGGCAGCAGATGGGTGCCGGCGGTCCAGAAGAAATCAAAACGCGCCTGCTCAAGGAATCCGATGTGCAGGAAGACGGCAGTCCGAAACGGTTCATGGTCTACGATCAGTTGAACCAGCGGCTTACGTATTTCGATGCGGATACGGGATACTGGGAGGGCGAGCAGCCTCGCACGCTGACGGGGAAGGAGGCGCAGCAAAAGCACCTCGCACCCGGCGTGACGCAAGGTTGGGTGCCCGATCCTACCGGGTTCGATCCGGAGATAGATCCTCAGATATTCGGGCAGGTGGAAGTCACCCTGAAAGACGGTTCGACCTCGGTCTGCAAAACGGTGTGGCAAACGTTCTCGGACTACGTAGCCGATTTCACGCCCGAGAAGGTGGAGGAGATCACCAGCGTTTCGGCTGATGCTTTGCGCGAGGCGGCCATCACCTATGCGACGCCTATCGATCCATCGACCGGATACGGCAACGGCGGCATCCAGTACATGCTGGCCATCGAGCATGCGTGCAACTCGGTCCAGAACAGCCGTATCTGCGATCTCATCGTGGGGATCACGGGGAACTTCGACACCCCCGGCGGCAATCGCGGCGCAACGGCCGCGACTTTCGACGAAGAGTTCGCCATGATGGGCAGCGGTCTGCCCATGGCGTCGGCTGACTTGTGGGACAAGGTGCTGGGCGTGGAGGACATTCCTTTGCTCAAGCATCACGGCATCTGGGCCGATTCGACGGCCATTTGGGATGCGTGCAACAACGAAGGGGCGCCGTACCCGTTGTACGGCGGCGTCTGCCAGTCGGGCGATGTGATGAACATGTCCAACGCTCTTTGGGGTTGGGAAGGCTTGAAGAAGCTGGACTTCCTGCTGGACATCGACCTGTGGCATACGCCCACGTCGCAGCTGGCGGATATCCTGCTGCCTGCGCGCCATTGGCTCGAGGTGGATTGCCCTCGCCGCTCCCAAGGGTCTGGCGGCATGGAGGGAAGCCATTGCAAGTGCGTGGAGCCGCTCGGCGAGAGCTGGTTCGACGTGGACATCATCATCCAGCTGTGCAAGGCCATGGGCATTCCCTGGAGCGCCGACCCCGACGATCCGTGGCCGGACTCCATCAAGGAGCTTGATGCGGCATGCGAGCCGATGGGTCTTACCTGGGAGGAGTGGAAGCAGGAGTTTCAGAAGACCGGTTTCCGCGACTGCAAGAAGGAATACCCCGACGACTGGGGCACTTACCGACGCTACGAAACGGGCCACTGCCGCTCCGATGGCAAGCCGGGCTTGCAGACGCCCACGCTCAAGCAGGAGATATGGTCGACCATCATCGAGACGTACCATCCTGACGGCCGGTACAACCTTCCCACGTATTCCGAGCCCCCGGAGAGTCCCGTTGCGCAGCCTGAGCGGGCTCAGGAGTACCCCTACATCATGACGACGGGCCGTCGCATTCCCGTGTACTTCCACTCCGAGCACCGGCAGCTGCCGTGGTGCCGCGAGCTGTGGCCGGTGCCGCGCGTAGAGATCAACCCGAAGGATGCGCTTGAGCTCGGCATAGAGCAGGGCGATTGGGTGTGGATCGAGACAGAGCGCGGCAAGGTGCGACAAGTGGCGGATCTCTATCACGGCATCCGCCCGGGGACCATCAACTGCGAGCATCAGTGGTGGCTGCCCGAGTTCCACGGCGCGACGAAGGGTTTCGACCTCATCAGCATCAACTGCCTGGTGAACAAGGACATGCGCGATCCTCTGTGCGGATCTTCGTACGCGCGCGCTTACAACGTGAAGGTGTACAAAGCCACGCCCGAGAACTCGCCGTTCGGCAATCCCGTGCCGTGCGACGTCGACGGGACCGAGATGATCACGTCGCCCGATGACCCGCGTTTGAAGGAATGGCTGCCGAACTACGAGGGGAGGGACTAG
- a CDS encoding 4Fe-4S dicluster domain-containing protein: MTQYAIATDLNRCVGCLACSVTCKVVNDVPIGSYWNKVLRIGPNPKFEGAEFPDVEMYFLTVQCQHCADPECVKVCPTGASHKLEDGTVQIDKSKCIGCQFCAMSCPYGVRYLNEEERVVEKCTLCEQKIAQGELPQCVTQCGGRARYFGDLEQGIAGFEGPAPIDIASRNVDYDATVQSRAKLVDEIESYAESDVYRLPNVGNNPSFVYILRNRTWQGGGE, from the coding sequence ATGACTCAGTATGCGATTGCCACCGATCTCAATCGGTGCGTAGGCTGCCTGGCATGCTCGGTGACCTGCAAAGTGGTGAACGACGTTCCTATCGGGTCGTATTGGAACAAGGTGCTGCGCATCGGCCCGAATCCGAAGTTCGAAGGCGCCGAGTTCCCCGATGTGGAGATGTACTTCCTCACCGTGCAATGCCAGCACTGCGCCGACCCCGAGTGCGTGAAGGTGTGCCCGACCGGTGCCTCGCACAAGCTGGAGGACGGAACCGTGCAGATCGACAAGTCCAAGTGCATCGGCTGCCAGTTCTGCGCCATGTCGTGCCCGTACGGGGTGCGGTATTTGAACGAGGAGGAGCGCGTGGTGGAGAAGTGCACCTTGTGCGAGCAGAAGATTGCCCAGGGCGAGCTGCCGCAGTGCGTCACGCAATGTGGCGGCCGTGCGCGCTATTTCGGTGATCTGGAGCAAGGGATCGCAGGTTTCGAGGGCCCGGCTCCCATCGATATCGCTTCAAGGAACGTCGACTACGATGCGACCGTCCAGAGTCGCGCGAAGTTGGTCGACGAGATCGAGTCGTATGCCGAAAGCGATGTGTATCGCCTGCCGAACGTGGGGAACAACCCGAGCTTCGTGTACATCCTGCGCAATCGTACGTGGCAAGGAGGCGGTGAATAA
- a CDS encoding dimethyl sulfoxide reductase anchor subunit family protein: MELQWPLIIFTTLVAWSAGLFGTQALMAVFGVGKKAQVPAWVCSAVLLAAGGIAVFFHLEHWERIFNGFGHLTSGITQELIAIVVLAVAAVAYLALMRKSDDGASVPKWLAWLSVALSVVLVAVMAHSYTMAARPAWDSALWILYVLGNACVLGPATFALLSTLAAGGPAGQPAERAAGAGAPAGLAALAGAALNALATLAFAAFLQLSAGSFADVGLYFDPTHPTKAMADAAATVASQAPLLWLGAVAVGAIVPLAAAFVGRRTGNWRLWAPAAIIAALVGAVCMRVVFYNLGLSVFMFY; encoded by the coding sequence ATGGAACTCCAGTGGCCTTTGATCATCTTCACCACGCTGGTCGCCTGGTCGGCGGGGCTGTTCGGGACGCAGGCTTTGATGGCGGTGTTCGGCGTCGGGAAGAAGGCGCAGGTGCCGGCTTGGGTTTGCTCGGCCGTGCTGCTGGCCGCGGGCGGGATCGCGGTGTTCTTCCATCTCGAGCACTGGGAGCGGATCTTCAACGGGTTCGGGCACCTGACCTCCGGGATCACGCAGGAGCTCATCGCGATCGTGGTCTTGGCGGTGGCGGCCGTGGCCTACCTCGCGCTCATGCGCAAGTCCGACGACGGCGCGAGCGTGCCGAAGTGGCTGGCGTGGCTGTCCGTCGCGCTGTCGGTGGTGCTCGTGGCCGTCATGGCGCACAGCTACACGATGGCCGCCCGCCCCGCCTGGGACTCGGCCCTCTGGATCCTCTACGTCCTCGGCAACGCCTGCGTGTTGGGCCCCGCGACGTTCGCCCTCCTCTCCACCTTGGCTGCAGGGGGACCCGCAGGTCAGCCCGCCGAGCGCGCAGCCGGCGCCGGGGCCCCCGCGGGTCTCGCGGCCCTCGCCGGCGCCGCCCTCAACGCCCTCGCAACCCTCGCCTTCGCCGCCTTCCTCCAGCTCTCCGCCGGCTCCTTCGCCGACGTCGGCCTCTACTTCGACCCGACGCACCCGACGAAGGCCATGGCCGACGCCGCCGCGACGGTCGCCTCCCAGGCCCCGCTCCTGTGGCTCGGCGCGGTCGCCGTCGGCGCGATCGTGCCGCTGGCCGCCGCGTTCGTGGGCAGGCGCACGGGGAACTGGAGGCTCTGGGCCCCGGCAGCCATAATCGCCGCCCTCGTCGGAGCCGTCTGCATGCGCGTCGTCTTCTACAACCTGGGGCTCTCGGTCTTCATGTTCTACTAG
- a CDS encoding helix-turn-helix transcriptional regulator, which translates to MNSPATIKEAPVDDMPGHLGGLRFSLLGFVFHLSWMYLFLYVQAPAGLASVLSSADSSSSFLGMSSPLYPSSALALVATLAAFAIVPNRMLALAHSRIASFAAPVVTSTGTLMYCILYYTGLDTGSVPETISIASGILTGIGSGFLAARWAHAFGAAGISSVLGSTPTILAGIIAVCVTTPYLPLGIGLVLVVVLPLLSGACVSKADAGKVSLTTEAEPCVTAGRTGAYVGMTASIVTLGIVLGFLNTSTASPAFSEYLVFFFLTATVAVLAACAAYILRVQRKGFLIQLVAPVCAIGCLAILLVQANQADLFTSFIPIGSACLEMLFLVTLVILAKRFGLSAVRTFALGRIAYAVSNLAGSTLGPQFAVSGETTETVQIASFMLFAGVELISIAAIAVLILARPTTDEKADVPSHTSQRRICEPAFEPTPRTPGKGGRFKTKLERFAQTYQLSARETDVAEQLLKGRGYARIQQELNIAEGTVNYHTRNIYAKTDVHTREDLIDLFDSFDD; encoded by the coding sequence ATGAATAGCCCAGCAACCATCAAAGAGGCTCCTGTTGACGACATGCCAGGACATCTTGGCGGACTGCGGTTCAGTTTGCTGGGGTTCGTGTTCCATCTCTCGTGGATGTACCTGTTCCTGTACGTTCAGGCACCGGCCGGACTTGCAAGCGTCCTCTCGTCGGCCGATTCAAGTTCGTCGTTTCTCGGAATGTCCTCGCCGCTGTATCCTTCATCGGCTCTTGCGCTCGTTGCGACGCTGGCCGCATTCGCAATCGTTCCGAACAGGATGCTTGCTCTTGCTCATTCGAGGATCGCGAGCTTCGCCGCACCCGTGGTCACATCGACGGGAACGCTGATGTATTGCATCCTCTATTACACGGGATTGGACACCGGCAGCGTTCCGGAGACAATCTCCATTGCATCCGGCATTCTGACGGGGATAGGCTCGGGATTTCTGGCCGCACGCTGGGCACATGCGTTCGGAGCAGCCGGCATCTCAAGCGTTTTAGGAAGCACGCCGACCATCCTTGCCGGAATCATCGCCGTATGCGTTACAACGCCTTACCTTCCGTTAGGTATCGGCCTTGTGCTCGTGGTCGTCCTTCCGTTGCTGTCGGGAGCATGCGTATCGAAGGCTGATGCGGGCAAGGTCTCTTTGACGACCGAGGCAGAGCCCTGTGTGACGGCTGGTCGGACAGGTGCATACGTCGGCATGACCGCGAGTATCGTAACGCTCGGAATCGTGCTTGGATTCCTGAACACCTCCACAGCGAGCCCGGCGTTCTCCGAGTATCTGGTGTTCTTCTTCCTCACCGCCACCGTTGCCGTGCTGGCGGCTTGCGCCGCGTACATTCTCCGCGTCCAGCGCAAAGGGTTTCTGATCCAGCTCGTCGCACCGGTTTGCGCCATAGGCTGCCTGGCCATCCTGTTAGTGCAGGCGAACCAAGCTGATCTTTTCACAAGCTTCATCCCCATCGGAAGCGCATGTCTTGAAATGCTGTTCTTGGTGACGCTTGTCATCTTGGCAAAACGCTTCGGCCTCTCCGCAGTCCGCACGTTCGCGCTCGGCCGAATCGCCTACGCCGTTTCCAACTTGGCAGGGTCAACTCTGGGACCGCAGTTCGCAGTCTCGGGAGAAACGACCGAAACAGTGCAGATAGCAAGCTTCATGCTGTTCGCGGGCGTCGAACTCATCTCGATAGCGGCCATCGCGGTGCTCATCCTGGCGCGGCCCACGACGGACGAGAAAGCCGACGTACCTTCACATACATCCCAACGGCGAATTTGCGAACCAGCATTCGAACCGACCCCGCGCACGCCCGGCAAAGGTGGACGCTTCAAGACGAAGCTTGAGCGGTTTGCGCAGACTTACCAGCTGTCGGCGCGGGAGACGGACGTTGCCGAGCAGCTGCTCAAAGGCCGCGGGTACGCGCGTATCCAGCAGGAGCTCAACATCGCGGAGGGCACCGTGAACTACCATACGCGCAACATCTATGCGAAAACCGACGTTCACACTAGAGAAGACCTCATCGACCTGTTCGACTCCTTCGACGACTAG